GTctttatatatttatctttatggccttagaggctcacttgagagataagttgtataaactattttaaatttcaaaaattccttGTGTTTCAGTTCgactagtcggcttaaacttCGCAAGCTGCGGCTAGTTccttatgattattatattcttatatttatatatattctattttcttgcATCTATACCTTGGGTCTTATGCGTTagcttcgtgcaaacgttttgcacttttgtaattctgtttTTGAGTTAAACCCTTCATTgggcttctagaatatattatttcctTCTATATAACTATGTATAAGCCTCAGAActgtcgtaacctttgattaacctttgcctTACGGCTAAAGGTAAGACTTAGGGTAATTGGGGTGTTAtaccaagactaatgtgaaaatgtatggacttaaggatgatccctgatgtaatcctataccaatagaaaatttttCTGTTTCACCATCTTGAGTCTTCACGCTAGTTGTAGcctcatcatacatgtctttaattgcacgaatatatgCGATTCTTACTCTCTTCCTTTTCCAAAACCTTCCATAATAGCTCTCTTGGCACCCTATtgtacgctttttccaaataaaTAAACACTGTATGTAAATCcgttttattactacgatacctcttcatcatcattcttaacaGGTATATCGTTTCAGTGGTGGATCTGCCTGGCATAAAACTAAATTAGTtatctgttacttgtgtctcttgtcTCAGCCTtcgttctatcaccctttctcATAATTTCATAGTATAGCTCATGAGTTTGATCCCTCTATAATTttcgcaactttgtatatcctctttattcttgtagatagataccaagatgctctttctccactcatcttgcatcttctttgaccttataatcacattaaaaagcttggtgaACTAACTGAAACCTTTCTCTCTAAGGCCCTTCCAAACTTCAATCAGAATATTATCAAGTCCTATTACCTTGTCATTTTTCATCcgctttagagcctcttttatCTCGAAAtctcgaatccttcgatagtagttgaagttttgatcttcttccctcgTGCATAACCGATCAAGGCTTAGAAGAGTCTTCTGtccttcattaaataactcgtagaagtagctcttccacctttcattgaTCTTATCCTCATGAATAAAAACCTCTCCGTCTTTAttctttatgcacttaacctgatccatGTCTCTCGTTTTTCTTTCACGactctttgcgattctatatatatatttttctccttCCTTCGAGCctaaagactggtagagacccttATATGCTCTgattctttcttccttcctttgTCTCTTGGTCTTATCCCTCTATATTcaccaaaattttcttttactattcttctaataacttctgtcATCTCCCTCCAAATCTCTTTCGCGCTTCCATTTCTATCCCACTTTGCCTTTTTTCCTACCCGTCTTAGTAAGTTTCTTTGTTCTTCACCTTTTATTTGCCACCATCTCGTCCTTGGGTTCTTTGTATGATGTCTTTTTctcaacttttgctcaacgcAAAAATCCATTACGAACATATGTTGTGTTGTTAAACTCTCTCggaataattttataatcaatgtaaaatttttggtcgactctcctcaaaaagaaaaagtcgatttgagagcttctcatgccactcttataggttataagatgttcgtctctctttttaaaacatgtatttgcgataAGAAAGTGGAAGGTTGAGGAAaaatccaaaatagttttaccctctATATTGACCACTTCGAAACTATGGCCTCCGTAAATACTTTGATACACAGTCACTTCTCTTCCAACATAGCCATTTAAATCTACTCCTAAGAAAATATTATCTCCTAAAGGTATGTCTTGGACCAAACTCTCAAAATCCTCCCAAAATCTTATCTTGTGTTGCTCATCCAAACCTACTTGTGGTGCATAGGCACTAATCACATGAAAAGTACATTcttccaccacaagtttgatagagattaTCCGATCTCCCACCTTTTTGACATCTACTATGTCCTTCTTCCATTGCTTATTCACGATGATACATACcacattcctattcttcacctttttTGTATAACAAAGTTTGAACTTGGaagtatccaactccctagcTTTCGCACTAACCCATTTTGTTTTCTTGTGGACACAtgatgttaatcttcctccttgtcacGGTATTCACCACCTCCATGGATTTttctgttagagtgcctatgttccatgcGTGAAATCTCAACCTTTTGTCGCTCCGACTTTTATctttacatttttctttgtgAACTAACTTATTTACCCTCATCCGTTCACGAAAATGCGGGAAATCTTACTCATTTAATACTATATCCGGATACAGATGCAATGGCTCTTGCTCATTTGACATTGTACGCGAGCCATACAGCGCGTTGCTTCCGAACAACGACCTAAGTTTAGCGCAATAATATCTTTGGTCTATGTCATGAGATTCGACTAAGTTTTTATGTTAGTTGTCGAAGGTCTGACATAACCCTCTACCTTAATCCAGATTTAGAACCGGCTATGTATCACAATGTAATATAGACGGAattcttttaataaataataacttaaagaaaCCTTTTCGTAAAATTCACCGCAAAAAAACCTAACAAATAAAGTAAAAAGTTTGTATTAATGTAAAAATACATTACATAATGGAATATAGGCTTGTTTGGAtgagtttttaagaaaagattttttttgagttattttttttaaaagatcttataaaaaagtaaaagtaattttatatttaggtatctcatgtaaaaatatctttttatttatcaattatgtttgggtataacaatataaaagtattttttatttatttattacataaaaaaacatttttttaaaaaaatcttttaaaaaaagatataaattacaacttatcaaaaaaatatttttttatttttttaatatttttatttttattactaaaaatttgtcaaacacattaaaaaataaaaaaaaatttttaataaaaaatatcttttttttcaagaagATGATACCCAAACAAGCACTATATCAATATATTTAAACCTCAATAAATGCAAAATATaggataaaaaacaaaaaaattgaatcgATCTATTCTGATTcctgactattttttatttaaaaaaagggaaaaaataacaaacctttcatttatttatttttcatttatttcaaattccccattataaattatttgttgGCAGACTTTGCAATGCAAAAGTCTACTCTCTCTGTTCCCTTCTCCTTCCTTCTCTTAACCTTCCCTTCTAAATCATCTCCATAAACTCCAATTCTGAGGTCAATCGCattcttatttttgttttttcgaaCTCTCCCACCCTAAAATCACAGTCTTCTTTGGCGTtcgattctctctctctccaattttcttcttttgccCCCTTTTCTCTTTCTGTGTGCAGTGTTCGTTTGCTTCTTGTGCCATGGCTTCTGATCTGGAAGCGAAAGCCAAAGAGGCGTTTGTGGAAGATCACTTTGAGCTGGCGGTTGAGCTTCTTTCTCAGGCCATTGATATCGAACCCAACAGGGCTGAACTCTATGCCGACCGTGCCCAAGCCAACATCAAACTCTCCAACTTCACTGGTATCAATTATTTCATTCCTCATCAAGTTTGTGTTTTTCGGATACCCTTTTGCTTGTTTCGTTTGAATTATTTGATTTCTGCTTGGGACTGAAACTGTGTTCAATTGGGTAAATCTTTTGTGGAAGTAGATTCTGGAAAGATTATGCGAATTTAACGAAGTTGTTTTTTATAAATTGATTTTAATCATTATTGGAGGAGAATTCCTTGCACGTGCTAAGTTGGTGGTTATGAATGATGTCTTCGATTGTTTGCTTTGAGGGTGGAAAAAAGTAATGTTCTGGAACAGTTGTCTTTTATACAGTGTTTACTCTAGTTTTATTCTCTCTTTTGCACACGTTTCCCTTTCTTTGCTTCGTGTGTGCCTCTGTTTTCTATGTATTTTAGAACTGTTTTTGTGTCTCCAATATGCCTTCTCAAGGAAGAGCTATATTTGGCTTGAAAGATGGGCAATGCTCAACTACTTTACCATACACTGAAATTCAATTGAATGGTGCGTGTACTCCTGTGTTCGAAGAAGATAATTTGTACGGTTTTGAACCTCCATATAGAATTAATGTATAATACATGTCTATAATAAGAATCTCGAATAGATTTCGTTTGATATAGTAAAACTACCAGCATGAAGGTTAGAATACAATGCTTAGAGTTAACAGGTTGATTTCCGGATGAAAAGAAAAGGTCATTTTGTTTATCATATGTTAATCTCTTTTTTATAAGACTTCTGTAATTGGACAATGAACACATGATTGACCTATGTTTATCTAATTGTTCATTTGTTTAGGTTTTGAAACATGATTCCTTATTCCTTATTTCACTCCCTCATTCCTCCCATGTTTGTTTTATATGTAATTTTTCCTGTGAACTTTTGATATTTTGTGTGTTTTAGGTGTAAATAAACATTTACTTTTGGAGATTTAGTTGTGTTCATTCATTATTTTTGGCTAACATTTATGATTTTGTGCAGAGGCTGTTGTTGATGCAAACAAGGCAATTGAGTTAAATCCTTCTCTATCAAAGGCATATATGCGTAAAGGGTAACTAAAGCGCTACCTGCTCTACAAATCTTGTCTTGGATTTGTTTGATTTGCACTTACTATTCATATGGCATTTTTATTTGGgttagattatgtttctaatgCATTGTCATGAGTTAATTTCTTCCCGATCTAAATATGGTCAGTTTTTTATGATTTGTCATTTTATTGTTACGTGAAAATATGAATAGTTTTCTTTGTTATATTAAATATCTGCATCATGTTATGATGTGGTTGCATCACGTGGAAGCCCTGATGGAACAAAGTGATGCAGTTTTGGTGATGGTTGCCTCAACTCGTGTTTTCATCTGACAACATACTACATACTATTCGATGTGCCGTGCAACTTATTGAATCAGATCTCTCCATATTCTATTTGATATTCCATGTTTGTGTTCAACTGCTGTAATCGATAGGTTCATTGATTAAATTCTGATATGTTATTTTGGTTGCAGCATGGCGTGCATGAAACTTGAGGAATATCAAACTGCTAAGGCTGCTCTAGAGGTCGGTGCTTCATTAGCTCCAGGAGAATCAAGATTTGCTAAGTTAATCAAAGAATGTGATAAGCTTATTGCAGGTTAAGTATAGTTTTACGTGCTAAAATTCTTTCCACTTTTTAATCTGGTGTTTACCCTCTTCTCTACTTCTGGTTTTCTAGTTTGTTTTTTAAGTTATATGTTACTTGTGATTGCCCCTTTGATGGTTGAAAGGGAAAATTTTGCATACACATTTAGTTTGGCCATGAACTGTCTAACTCTTGATTGGGTATATTATGTTGAACAGAAGAATCTTATGACACACCAATACAGGAGAAGACCACAACACAGGAAGAATCAGCAAACGAAGTTCAGCCTGAGAATGTCCTTCCAGAGCAGCCTCCAGTTGCAGTGGTTAAATCTAAATACAGGCAAGTAAAAGGCGCTTCCtggatttattttttaactgcTCTATGCTATGGATATTGTTTTTTCCTATATGTGGAGAGTGCTAGTACTGATGTAATTATTGTGTGTATATTTGCGAATTATTTCGTTTGGTATTTAGTTTTTTATGAGCATTTCAAGAATCTTGtctcagattttttttttaatttgttgttttctCCCGGTTTCTCTGTATATTGGTTTATGATTGGGACAACTAATAAATAGCTCTGTTTGGAATCTTTTACCTTGTAAATATTGATATTGCTTATGTAGGTTTTGAAAACATATGTGCATCTGTCAAATTTCTTGTGAACGATGGTTCTAATCAACTAGAcattttttgtttatgaaaaaaaaaattgcaggcATGAGTTCTACCAGAAACCTAATGAGGTGGTTGTAACTGTATTTGCAAAGGGAATTCCAAGGGAAAATGTTACTATTGACTTTGGCGAACAAATTGTATGGTTCACATTATAAAACTATCTTGTCAGTTGTATGCCTTTTTTATTACACTTTAGAATATATTTGATAATTGGATTCTGCACTTTAAACGATTTTTTTCCCTCCTCTTTTTGCAGCTAAGTGTTAGTATTAATGTTCCTGGAGAAGATCCATATGTTTTTCAACCTCGGTTATTTGGAAAGGTATATGAATGTGAGGTTCCTTGTTTGTATAAGCTTGGGCACAGAGACAAATGTAGCTTCCGCTGTAAATTGGTTTGGTTTTAATGTGGGTATTTATGTCTGGGTGGTAATTCTATGTTATCTCATCTACATTATTGTTTCAATTCAAATAGTtttggtttgaatttttgctgTGGTTTCTTCACATAtatcaaaattcataaaattatgGAAAAATATAACTGATACTGTATTTGCAAAATATGAATTAACCACCCGTGTATGATCATTTTAGCTAtgctttgtttttgtttttgttgtttttggtATGTCATTCTTACTGGTTTTTGTTTTCAATCAGATCATACCTTCCAGATGCCGATATGAAGTTTTGTCCacaaaaattgaaataagacTCGTAAAAGCAGACCCTATTCACTGGACATCTCTTGAATTCACCAGAGCTACAGTTCCACAAATGGTTGTTGCCCCATCAGGTAACTTTATATTTTAAGCATGTAATATGCATAATCTTAATTGAATCCGCAGTAGTTTTCAGTTTGACATGAGTAAAAGGGTCTGTCCAGGAGTATTAGATAGGGATTTGAAACAAGTTCTGCATGTTCATATATTCCCCGAAATGTATCAAAATTCACATGCTAACATGCTATATTCCTTGGCCTAAATTTTGCAGCCACAGGAATCAATAGACCAACTTACCCATCCTCAAAACCAACAAGGGTTGATTGGGATAAGCTTGAAGCTCAAGTAAAGAAAGAGGTTTGTCTGCTGCTTATGTAAAATGTATTTAACTCCATTTCAGTGTGCCTCTTACTCATGATATTGTTTATTTcaggagaaagaagaaaagcttGATGGCGATGCAGCTCTAAACAAGTTTTTCCGGGAAATATATCAAGATGCGGACGAGGATACACGAAGAGCAATGAGAAAATCATTTGTAAGTTTCATATTTGTCATCTTGTTATGTATTGAAAGAACACAACTGATGCTGAGAATTCTagcaaattttatatatatgctaaGCATTTGGTGCTTGTTAAATTTTTCTTGCAGGTGGAGTCTAACGGGACAGTGCTGTCAACAAACTGGAAAGAAGTGGGATCGAAGAAGGTGGAGGGAAGTCCTCCTGATGGCATGGAGTTGAAGAAATGGGAATATTAGTCTGTTTTCTTGACAACGATTATGTATACTGAGTGTGGGATTATGCTGTTGAACAAAATGCATATTTGactctcttgttatttttcatgGAGATACTCTTGGTTAAGACTTAGATAGTGCATGGTAGAGTGATTGTTTTCTTGGGGTCTGCTGGAATATAATGCAGTTCTGGTCATGTCTGTTTCAATTTCAAATGATGCTTCTTTTGTGTCCTGATTTCTACTAATACATCAAGGGAACCAAGTAtgaatttcataaataaattagaGTTCAAATATCTTAATTTAGCAATTAGATATAGATTTCATCAATAAAaattctctcatttttttttttacttctagAGCTAATAGAAGGGTTAGGAAAcgtaaaattattcaaataataatgaCACTTTCTTTACAAGGATATTGGATATTAACATCATATTGTGGAAAATGGTGTCATTGAATTCAAAGTTGCGGCTTGAGTATAGAAGGATCGTTCTATTTTTACGGGGCCATTTACCTTGACTTCCTGAACGAGTGTAAAAATGTAGTATCCGAGATTGACATCATGTTTTAAAATTGTTCATGATTCTTGATTCATTTTCAATTAACGGCATGTTGATGATGTGGACCATTAGTAACACGTGTCACTTTATAGTTTGGCCACATGTAATTATATAAAGATGGGTCAATCAATAATATGGAGCATATCAATGTAGTGTCATATGTTGCAATATGATTCATTCATGTGTCATTATTATACATGTATCAAATTGGTTCTTGACTTTTCATTATTTGACTTATTTTAATTCccaaaattaaatattgtaTACCAAATTAATCcctttatcatttttcttatttttttataaattcaaaatttttagtagataaatttcaattctatttgtTCATGtcgatataaaatatttttaaaattttagttttaatacaaatatctttaaaaataatatacaaatcaAAACTTATATGCCACATACCACACGCTGAAATGCTACATTGCTACGTACTAATTAAAGGCATAATGCATGGATAGTCctcatcaaaatcatcattaATTTCAAAAGAGAAACTACAAGCAGAGAACAGATTGTCCTCACTTTTCAAACATGGATAACTCTGCATTACTAGGACGGTGATGGTGGATCCATGGAGGTGTTTACTTTGACTTTCATTCATTTAATATGTTTGGAGAATATGCAATAATTCCGCTTCCACAATTTTTCAAACATATGAAGAAAACAAATGCAAGTATTTGTTTCCGGGAAGATGAGGCTTTGCTAGCTTAGCTAAAATGTTTGTGTATAAATATGTAATCATTTTTTAATGCTAATCCCATCCCATTTATCACCACTTGATTCCATTCTTCCATTGTGATGAGTGCAATGACAATGACAAATCCAACTTGTttcaaaattctcatgaaatccaTACTCATAATGTGCTTCATGTTGCAAGTAGTGGACCTTGTTTGTTCTAAAGAAAATGCAAAGTGTATAGAGAGTGAGAGGGAAGCACTCCTTCAATTCAAAGCTGCCATGGTGGATGACTTCGGCGTGCTCTCGTCGTGGAAGGAGAAGAGCAATTGCTGCCAATGGAAGGGTGTTCATTGCAGCAGACTCACCGGCCATGTGCAAAGACTTGATCTCAGTTCAGAAGCTGAATACATTGAACTCAGAGGAAAGATTCCAGAATCATTGTTGGAGTTGCAACATTTGAGGTACTTAAATTTCACTGGGATTCATTCCCAGGACAATCATATCCCTGAATTCTTTGGTTCTTTGAGAAATTTGAGGTATCTTGATCTGTCACATTGTGGTTTTGGTGGAAAGATTCCAACTCAATTTGGTTCTCTTTCGCATTTGAGATACTTAAATCTTCAAGCTAATCTTCTAGAGGGTTCAATTCCATTTCAACTTGGAAATCTGTCCAAGTTGCAATATCTAAATCTTGATGTCAATGATTTAGAAGGAACAATACCATCTCAAATTGGGAACCTTTCAAGCTTGCAAGAGCTTTATCTCTTCAATTTTGGTACTCTCAAAAatggtgatggtggtggccAATGGCTGTCCA
The Arachis duranensis cultivar V14167 chromosome 5, aradu.V14167.gnm2.J7QH, whole genome shotgun sequence genome window above contains:
- the LOC107491088 gene encoding protein SGT1 homolog gives rise to the protein MASDLEAKAKEAFVEDHFELAVELLSQAIDIEPNRAELYADRAQANIKLSNFTEAVVDANKAIELNPSLSKAYMRKGMACMKLEEYQTAKAALEVGASLAPGESRFAKLIKECDKLIAEESYDTPIQEKTTTQEESANEVQPENVLPEQPPVAVVKSKYRHEFYQKPNEVVVTVFAKGIPRENVTIDFGEQILSVSINVPGEDPYVFQPRLFGKIIPSRCRYEVLSTKIEIRLVKADPIHWTSLEFTRATVPQMVVAPSATGINRPTYPSSKPTRVDWDKLEAQVKKEEKEEKLDGDAALNKFFREIYQDADEDTRRAMRKSFVESNGTVLSTNWKEVGSKKVEGSPPDGMELKKWEY